From the Oncorhynchus nerka isolate Pitt River linkage group LG20, Oner_Uvic_2.0, whole genome shotgun sequence genome, one window contains:
- the fbxl7 gene encoding F-box/LRR-repeat protein 7, with product MGANNGKQSGSEGKGSSSISSDLSSSTDQTSTKAPKNAATSEDSDLSMRTLSTPSPALILPPHLHPLSPLLPLSAPFNSSSSTSSSETVAMVHATSPPPFFSATHSRRRATRDHHQGASVPIDLLPDQIFLDVFARLPTNQLCRCARVCRRWYNLAWDPRLWRSIRLTGDVLHVDRALRVLTRRLCQDTPNVCLMLETLVASGCRRLTDRGLLTVAQCCPELRRLEVAGCYNVSNDAVFEVVSRCPNLEHLDVSGCSKVTCISLTREVSLKLSPMHGQQISIRYLDMTDCLALEDEGLHTIAAHCTQLTHLYLRRCMRLTDEGLRYLVIYCPAVRELSVSDCRYVSDFGLREIAKLEGRLRYLSVAHCGKITDVGVRYVAKYCSRLRYLNARGCEGLTDHGLEYLAKSCPKLKSLDIGKCPLVSDAGLELLALNCFNLKRLSLKSCESITGRGLQVVAANCFDLQLLNVQDCDAPLDALRFVKRHCKRCVIEHTNPAFF from the exons ATTCGGACCTGAGCATGCGGACATTGAGCACCCCCAGCCCTGCTCTCATccttcctcctcacctccaccctctctctcctctcctccccctgtcggCCCCCTTCAAcagctcctcctccacctcctcctctgagACGGTTGCCATGGTGCACgccacctcccctccccctttcttCTCCGCCACCCACTCGCGCCGCCGCGCCACCCGggaccaccaccagggggcatCGGTGCCCATCGACCTCTTGCCGGACCAGATCTTCCTGGACGTCTTTGCCCGCCTGCCCACCAACCAGCTGTGCCGTTGTGCCCGCGTCTGCCGCCGCTGGTACAACCTGGCGTGGGATCCCCGGCTGTGGCGGAGCATCCGGCTGACGGGGGACGTGCTCCACGTCGACCGGGCGTTGCGGGTACTGACGCGGCGCCTCTGCCAGGACACGCCCAACGTGTGCCTGATGCTGGAGACCCTTGTGGCGAGCGGGTGCCGGAGGTTGACGGACCGCGGTCTGCTCACGGTGGCCCAGTGCTGCCCCGAGCTGCGCCGCCTGGAGGTGGCGGGCTGCTATAACGTGTCCAATGACGCCGTGTTCGAGGTGGTGTCGCGCTGCCCCAACCTGGAGCATCTAGACGTTTCAG gCTGCTCCAAGGTGACCTGCATCAGTCTGACGCGGGAGGTCTCCCTCAAACTATCGCCAATGCATGGACAGCAGATCTCCATCCGCTACCTGGACATGACTGACTGCTTGGCCCTGGAGGACGAAGGCCTGCACACCATCGCCGCCCACTGCACCCAGCTTACCCACCTCTACCTGCGGCGCTGCATGCGCCTCACCGACGAGGGCCTTCGCtacctggtcatctactgccccGCCGTGCGCGAGCTCAGCGTCAGCGACTGCCGCTATGTCAGCGACTTCGGCCTGCGCGAGATCGCCAAGCTCGAAGGCCGGTTGCGCTACTTGAGCGTGGCGCATTGTGGAAAGATCACTGACGTCGGGGTTCGGTATGTCGCTAAGTATTGCTCACGGCTGCGATACCTGAACGCGCGGGGCTGCGAGGGCCTCACGGACCACGGCCTGGAGTACCTGGCCAAGAGTTGCCCCAAGCTGAAGTCGCTGGACATTGGAAAGTGTCCGCTGGTGTCGGATGCAGGCCTGGAACTGCTGGCGCTCAACTGCTTCAATCTGAAGCGTCTGAGCCTCAAGTCGTGCGAGAGCATCACGGGCCGCGGGCTGCAAGTGGTGGCGGCCAACTGCTTCGACCTGCAGCTGCTCAACGTGCAGGACTGCGACGCACCACTGGACGCACTGCGATTCGTGAAGCGCCACTGCAAGCGCTGCGTCATCGAGCACACAAACCCGGCCTTTTTCTGA